The proteins below come from a single Acidovorax sp. NCPPB 4044 genomic window:
- a CDS encoding DMT family transporter, with the protein MTSPLPILALLFNAFVWGLAWWPFRLMHGAGLHPLWATAVMYCGVLLALLALRPGIWAQVRAHPQLWLLALSSGLNNVAFNWAVTVGDVVRVILLFYLMPAWAVLLAWKVLGERPTGHAVARLALAFAGVVLVIWPEGASAQALLHGLSMADGLALLGGFMFALTNVTLRRLHAVPGQARMFSMFGGCLLMALAVGAIGLQAGVVEPFPAPNATWVATAVLLAGVLLLGNWALQFGASRLAAGTTAVVMLSEVVFASVSSVLLSAATLQPRTLLGGGMIVLAALLASLQRR; encoded by the coding sequence ATGACCTCGCCGCTGCCCATCCTCGCCCTGCTGTTCAACGCCTTCGTGTGGGGCCTCGCGTGGTGGCCGTTCCGCCTGATGCACGGCGCGGGCCTGCACCCGCTGTGGGCGACGGCGGTGATGTATTGCGGCGTGCTGCTCGCGCTGCTGGCGCTGCGGCCCGGCATCTGGGCGCAGGTGCGCGCGCACCCGCAGCTCTGGCTGCTGGCCCTGAGTTCGGGGCTGAACAACGTGGCCTTCAACTGGGCGGTCACCGTGGGCGACGTGGTGCGCGTGATCCTTCTCTTCTACCTCATGCCCGCCTGGGCGGTGCTGCTGGCCTGGAAGGTGCTGGGCGAGCGGCCCACGGGCCATGCGGTGGCGCGGCTGGCGCTGGCCTTCGCGGGCGTGGTGCTGGTGATCTGGCCCGAGGGCGCCTCGGCGCAGGCCCTGCTGCACGGGCTGTCGATGGCCGACGGGCTGGCGCTGCTGGGCGGCTTCATGTTCGCGCTCACCAACGTCACGCTGCGCCGCCTGCACGCGGTGCCGGGGCAGGCGCGCATGTTCTCGATGTTCGGCGGCTGCCTGCTGATGGCGCTGGCGGTGGGCGCGATCGGCCTGCAGGCGGGCGTGGTGGAACCCTTCCCCGCACCCAACGCCACCTGGGTGGCGACGGCGGTGCTGCTGGCGGGCGTGCTGCTGCTGGGCAACTGGGCGCTGCAGTTCGGCGCCTCCCGGCTCGCCGCGGGCACGACGGCCGTGGTGATGCTGTCGGAGGTGGTGTTCGCCAGCGTCTCGTCGGTGCTGCTGTCGGCCGCCACGCTGCAGCCGCGCACGCTGCTGGGCGGCGGGATGATCGTGCTGGCGGCGCTGCTGGCCTCGCTGCAGCGGCGCTGA
- the alr gene encoding alanine racemase, whose translation MPRPIQATIHTAALQRNLARARAGAPDARAWAVVKANAYGHGIERVFEGLRGADGFALLDLAEAERVRRLGWRGPILLLEGVFEPRDLELCSRLSLWHTVHCDEQIDWLSAHKTHAPHRVFLKMNSGMNRLGFPPARYRAAWARLNALPQVDEISFMTHFSDADGPRGIAHQVDAFATATQDLPGERTVSNSAATLRHAGDAQVRGDWVRAGIVLYGSAPDFPEHTAAHWGLVPAMTLSARIIGTQQLEAGDTVGYGSSFTADRPMRIGVVACGYADGYPRHAPNGTPVLVDGVRTRLVGRVSMDMVTVDLSPLQDAGVLAGVGSEATLWGRAPGGAVLPIDEVARAAGTVGYELMCALAPRVPVVVD comes from the coding sequence ATGCCGCGCCCCATACAAGCCACCATCCACACTGCTGCACTGCAGCGAAACCTGGCCCGCGCCCGTGCCGGCGCGCCCGATGCCCGCGCGTGGGCGGTGGTCAAGGCGAACGCCTACGGCCATGGCATCGAGCGCGTGTTCGAGGGCCTGCGCGGCGCCGACGGCTTCGCGCTGCTGGACCTGGCCGAGGCCGAGCGCGTGCGCCGGCTGGGCTGGCGCGGGCCCATCCTGCTGCTGGAGGGCGTGTTCGAGCCGCGCGACCTGGAGCTGTGCTCGCGCCTGTCGCTGTGGCACACGGTGCACTGCGACGAGCAGATCGACTGGCTCTCGGCCCACAAGACGCATGCGCCGCACCGCGTCTTCCTCAAGATGAACTCCGGCATGAACCGGCTGGGCTTCCCGCCCGCGCGCTACCGCGCGGCCTGGGCGCGGCTCAACGCGCTGCCGCAGGTGGACGAGATCTCGTTCATGACCCACTTCAGCGACGCCGACGGCCCGCGCGGCATCGCCCACCAGGTCGATGCCTTCGCCACGGCCACGCAGGACCTGCCGGGCGAGCGCACGGTCAGCAACAGCGCCGCCACGCTGCGGCATGCCGGCGATGCGCAGGTGCGCGGCGACTGGGTGCGCGCGGGCATCGTGCTCTACGGCAGCGCGCCCGATTTCCCCGAGCACACGGCGGCGCACTGGGGCCTGGTCCCCGCCATGACGCTGTCGGCGCGCATCATCGGCACGCAGCAGCTGGAGGCGGGCGACACGGTGGGCTACGGATCCTCCTTCACGGCCGACCGGCCGATGCGCATCGGCGTCGTGGCCTGCGGCTACGCCGACGGCTACCCGCGCCATGCCCCCAACGGCACGCCGGTGCTGGTGGACGGCGTGCGCACGCGCCTCGTGGGCCGCGTGAGCATGGACATGGTCACCGTCGACCTGTCGCCGCTGCAGGACGCCGGCGTGCTGGCGGGCGTGGGCAGCGAGGCCACGCTCTGGGGCCGCGCGCCCGGTGGCGCCGTGCTGCCGATCGACGAGGTCGCGCGGGCCGCCGGCACGGTGGGCTACGAACTCATGTGCGCGCTGGCGCCGCGCGTGCCGGTGGTGGTGGACTGA
- a CDS encoding TRAP transporter substrate-binding protein, translating into MTPTTRRFFARAGALALAAACLAPSIAAAQVAWTLASGYPADLFHTVNLRQFADDVKARTRGALAIDLRADNSAARLPEIAAKVRSGEIAAGEVLLSSLAGEAKIAGADAIPFIVNSYEDAQRFWTAQRPVLQEALDRQGLVVLYAVPWPAQGLFTARPIRAMADLRGAKMRTYNPSTVRIAQLVGAAPVDVPAQGIHQAFVERRVDTMFTSPATGVDGKVWETPVKYFYNVRGWYPKNLVVANKAKWMALPEATRQAVQAAAAEAQKRGWAASDAAASASVAELARNGIKVETPEPELRRELRRLGEHFAVEYLRETGAEGNRVLIPYFAGDNAATAAAKSP; encoded by the coding sequence ATGACCCCCACGACACGCCGTTTCTTCGCCCGCGCAGGCGCCCTGGCCCTGGCCGCCGCCTGCCTGGCCCCGTCCATCGCGGCCGCGCAGGTGGCCTGGACGCTGGCCTCCGGCTATCCGGCCGACCTGTTCCACACGGTGAACCTGCGCCAGTTCGCCGACGACGTGAAGGCCCGCACGCGCGGCGCCCTGGCCATCGACCTGCGCGCCGACAACAGCGCCGCCAGGCTCCCGGAGATCGCGGCCAAGGTGCGCTCGGGCGAGATCGCCGCGGGCGAGGTGCTGCTCAGCTCGCTGGCCGGCGAGGCCAAGATCGCCGGCGCCGACGCCATCCCCTTCATCGTGAACAGCTACGAGGACGCGCAGCGCTTCTGGACTGCGCAGCGCCCGGTCCTGCAGGAGGCCCTCGACCGGCAGGGGCTGGTGGTGCTGTACGCCGTGCCGTGGCCCGCGCAGGGACTGTTCACCGCGCGGCCCATCCGCGCCATGGCCGATCTGCGTGGCGCCAAGATGCGCACCTACAACCCCAGCACCGTGCGCATCGCCCAGCTGGTGGGCGCTGCGCCGGTGGACGTGCCCGCCCAGGGCATCCACCAGGCGTTCGTGGAACGCCGCGTGGACACGATGTTCACCTCGCCCGCCACGGGCGTGGACGGCAAGGTCTGGGAAACGCCGGTCAAGTATTTCTACAACGTGCGCGGCTGGTATCCCAAGAACCTCGTCGTCGCCAACAAGGCGAAGTGGATGGCCCTGCCGGAGGCCACGCGCCAGGCCGTGCAGGCCGCCGCCGCCGAGGCGCAGAAGCGCGGCTGGGCCGCGAGCGATGCGGCGGCGTCCGCGTCGGTGGCCGAACTCGCGCGCAACGGCATCAAGGTGGAGACCCCCGAGCCGGAACTGCGGCGCGAACTGCGCCGCCTGGGCGAGCACTTCGCGGTCGAATACCTGCGCGAGACCGGCGCCGAGGGCAACCGGGTGTTGATCCCCTACTTTGCTGGCGACAATGCGGCCACCGCAGCGGCGAAGTCTCCCTGA
- the lplT gene encoding lysophospholipid transporter LplT, translating to MKRGFYTIMSAQFFSSLADNALFVAAVELLRTSGSPEWQRAALVPMFALFYVVLAPFVGAFADALPKGKVMFVSNAIKVVGCLMMLFGSHPLIAYAVVGLGAAAYSPAKYGILTELLPASQLVKANGWIEGLTIASIILGVLLGGQLVGPNISAWLLSVDLPLIDTGVDTAAEAAIATLIAIYMAAAWFNTRIPHTGVEMRAMPANPLALLPDFWACNNRLWRDKLGQISLATTTLFWGAGGNLKFIVLAWAAAALTYNTTQASALTGVVAIGTAVGAVVASMRMRLDMATKVIPLGIAMGVLLILMVFIKSIWIAIPFLILLGGLGGYLVVPMNALLQHRGHNLMGAGRSIAVQNFNEQAAILGLGAFYSLSLKMGLSVFGAITAFGLVVAGVMWAIRRWHQHNCVRYRDEVEHLLHIARHDHHH from the coding sequence ATGAAGCGCGGTTTCTACACCATCATGTCGGCGCAGTTTTTCAGCTCGCTGGCCGACAACGCACTCTTCGTGGCGGCCGTCGAACTGCTGCGCACCAGCGGATCCCCGGAATGGCAGCGGGCCGCGCTGGTCCCGATGTTCGCCCTCTTCTACGTCGTGCTGGCGCCCTTCGTGGGCGCTTTCGCCGATGCGCTGCCCAAAGGCAAGGTCATGTTCGTGAGCAACGCGATCAAGGTCGTGGGCTGCCTCATGATGCTGTTCGGGTCGCACCCGCTCATCGCCTACGCGGTGGTGGGCCTCGGGGCCGCGGCCTATTCGCCGGCCAAGTACGGCATCCTCACGGAGCTGCTGCCCGCATCGCAGCTGGTCAAGGCCAACGGCTGGATCGAGGGGCTCACGATCGCATCGATCATCCTGGGCGTGCTGCTGGGCGGCCAGCTCGTGGGGCCCAACATCTCGGCATGGCTGCTGTCGGTGGACCTTCCCCTCATCGACACCGGCGTGGACACGGCGGCCGAGGCGGCCATCGCCACGCTCATCGCGATCTACATGGCGGCCGCCTGGTTCAACACGCGCATCCCGCACACCGGCGTGGAGATGCGCGCGATGCCCGCCAACCCGCTCGCGCTGCTGCCCGATTTCTGGGCCTGCAACAACCGCCTCTGGCGCGACAAGCTCGGCCAGATCTCGCTGGCCACCACCACGCTGTTCTGGGGCGCGGGCGGCAACCTCAAGTTCATCGTGCTGGCCTGGGCCGCGGCGGCGCTCACCTACAACACCACGCAGGCCTCGGCGCTCACGGGCGTGGTGGCCATCGGCACGGCCGTGGGCGCGGTGGTGGCCTCCATGCGCATGCGGCTGGACATGGCCACCAAGGTCATCCCGCTGGGCATCGCCATGGGCGTGCTGCTGATCCTGATGGTGTTCATCAAGAGCATCTGGATCGCCATCCCCTTCCTGATCCTGCTGGGCGGGCTGGGCGGCTACCTGGTCGTGCCCATGAACGCGCTGCTGCAGCACCGCGGGCACAACCTCATGGGCGCGGGCCGCTCCATCGCCGTGCAGAACTTCAACGAGCAGGCCGCCATCCTGGGCCTGGGCGCGTTCTACAGCCTCTCGCTGAAGATGGGGCTGTCGGTGTTCGGCGCCATCACCGCCTTCGGCCTCGTGGTGGCCGGCGTGATGTGGGCGATCCGCCGCTGGCACCAGCACAACTGCGTGCGCTACCGCGACGAGGTCGAGCACCTGCTGCACATCGCGCGGCACGACCACCACCACTGA